Proteins found in one Alicyclobacillus cycloheptanicus genomic segment:
- a CDS encoding VOC family protein, protein MGHSFYGIDHVQLAGPAGCEEEARRFFGDMLGLEEMEKPEALKRNGGVWFRCGAHQVHIGIDKNFVPAKKAHPAIHVRNLAALKEKLVSDGISIRDDDLLPVADRFYVDDPFGNRIEFLEWKE, encoded by the coding sequence ATGGGGCATTCATTCTACGGCATCGATCACGTTCAACTTGCCGGCCCTGCCGGCTGCGAGGAGGAGGCGCGCCGCTTCTTCGGCGACATGCTGGGATTGGAGGAGATGGAGAAGCCAGAGGCGCTGAAACGAAACGGCGGCGTGTGGTTTCGCTGCGGGGCCCATCAGGTGCACATCGGGATCGACAAAAACTTTGTTCCGGCGAAAAAGGCGCATCCGGCGATTCATGTGCGGAATTTGGCGGCCTTGAAGGAAAAGCTGGTCAGCGACGGCATCTCCATCCGGGATGACGACCTGCTGCCCGTGGCAGACCGGTTCTACGTGGACGACCCGTTCGGCAATCGGATTGAATTTCTAGAGTGGAAGGAGTGA
- a CDS encoding class I SAM-dependent methyltransferase — protein sequence MPINFHDEKNRGSYASRNADQVWKNAMRTRVDVKGLHVADVGCGGGIYARAWAELGAHMVTGVDSSPVMVDAAREQCAGMANVSFVVGDAAATGLNDASVDLVFERALIHHLPDLGPAMAEAVRLLKRSGRLIIQDRTPADVALPGSAEHIRGYFFERFPKLLAIEQGRRWPGEQVRAAMSAAGFANVSEQTLWETRRVYSDFSELAEDLRNRTGRSILHELTDDELEDLIDFVGKRLRHDQVIVEGDRWTIWMGQRD from the coding sequence GTGCCCATCAACTTCCACGACGAGAAGAACCGCGGTTCCTATGCCAGTCGCAATGCAGATCAGGTTTGGAAGAATGCGATGCGGACAAGGGTGGATGTGAAGGGTCTGCACGTGGCCGATGTGGGCTGCGGCGGGGGCATCTACGCGAGAGCGTGGGCGGAACTTGGCGCGCACATGGTGACGGGTGTGGACTCATCGCCCGTCATGGTCGATGCCGCCCGCGAGCAGTGTGCTGGCATGGCGAACGTATCGTTTGTGGTGGGCGACGCCGCCGCAACCGGGTTGAACGACGCCTCGGTCGATCTCGTCTTCGAACGAGCCCTGATTCATCACCTGCCAGACTTGGGGCCGGCCATGGCTGAAGCCGTTCGCCTGCTGAAGCGCTCGGGGCGCCTCATCATCCAGGACAGAACGCCAGCGGACGTGGCGCTGCCGGGATCGGCAGAACATATCCGGGGCTACTTCTTTGAGCGGTTCCCGAAACTTCTGGCCATTGAGCAGGGGCGTCGCTGGCCGGGGGAACAAGTGCGGGCCGCCATGTCAGCCGCTGGGTTTGCGAATGTGAGTGAGCAGACCCTGTGGGAAACGCGACGGGTATACTCCGATTTTTCCGAGCTGGCAGAGGATTTGCGGAATCGAACGGGACGGTCGATTCTGCACGAATTGACCGACGATGAACTGGAAGACCTGATTGATTTTGTTGGCAAGCGGCTGCGTCACGACCAGGTGATTGTGGAGGGCGATCGCTGGACAATTTGGATGGGGCAGCGAGATTGA
- the pdxR gene encoding MocR-like pyridoxine biosynthesis transcription factor PdxR translates to MSWHLDFDDNASIYRQIVEFIEEKIRNGELPPGSPLPPERKLAEWLKVNRSTVSVAYDELRSKGLIRSRQGSGTRVSEDAWGLDFRAPDWTGYLSQGIFQPTVPMVRRIWEENQKTTNINLARGEMSSELWPTAQLRALTAQLSTPVQLGYGNPRGEDSLRSAVSKHLANQHEIKVSQRQILITAGSQQGLLLVIQSLLRPGDAVALERPSYAYSLPLFASAGVRMFPVPVDEDGLLPDEVVTLYRKHRIRMVFITPTYQNPTGTVLTHERRQRLIEICTDLRIPIVEDNAHGDLTLPGSPQPPAPLAAMEGAEQQVIYLGTLSKTFAPGLRIGWMTGPPSVIDRIAGIREQMDFGISGITQAIAAQVLATGIWEQNMVRLRSELMRRRNAMVRSLSQIFDGELEFAVPQGSYHIWAKLNKPLREQELAEATIRHGVVVVPGSVYGAEPGYVRLTYASSPENDIEEGIRRLYRALKRD, encoded by the coding sequence ATGAGCTGGCATCTGGATTTTGACGACAACGCATCAATATACCGACAGATTGTGGAGTTCATCGAGGAAAAGATTCGAAATGGCGAACTGCCGCCTGGAAGCCCGTTACCCCCGGAACGGAAACTGGCAGAATGGTTGAAGGTGAATCGAAGCACTGTCAGTGTTGCCTACGATGAACTGCGCTCAAAGGGGTTAATCCGGTCTCGGCAGGGCAGCGGCACTCGCGTCAGCGAGGATGCATGGGGGCTTGATTTTCGGGCTCCTGATTGGACGGGTTACCTGTCTCAAGGCATTTTTCAGCCGACCGTTCCGATGGTACGCCGCATTTGGGAAGAAAATCAAAAAACGACGAACATCAACCTGGCCCGTGGAGAGATGTCATCCGAACTCTGGCCGACCGCACAGTTACGGGCTCTGACGGCCCAACTGTCAACGCCTGTCCAGCTCGGCTATGGAAATCCCCGAGGAGAAGATTCCCTGCGGTCCGCCGTTTCGAAACATCTGGCGAACCAGCATGAAATCAAAGTCTCGCAGCGTCAAATTCTAATCACGGCGGGATCGCAGCAAGGACTTCTCCTCGTCATTCAGAGTCTGCTTCGCCCCGGCGACGCTGTTGCGTTGGAGAGGCCATCGTACGCCTACTCTCTCCCACTCTTCGCATCTGCTGGCGTGCGCATGTTTCCCGTCCCTGTAGACGAGGACGGTTTGCTGCCAGACGAGGTCGTGACGCTTTATCGGAAACATAGAATTCGGATGGTCTTCATCACACCGACCTACCAGAACCCGACAGGTACCGTCCTGACACACGAACGCCGACAACGACTCATCGAAATCTGCACGGACCTGCGGATCCCGATTGTGGAGGACAACGCACACGGTGATCTTACCTTACCCGGCAGCCCGCAGCCTCCTGCGCCGTTGGCCGCTATGGAAGGCGCTGAACAACAGGTCATTTACCTCGGAACGCTGTCAAAGACGTTTGCACCCGGACTGCGAATCGGGTGGATGACGGGACCTCCGTCCGTGATCGACAGGATTGCCGGCATCCGGGAACAGATGGATTTTGGCATCAGCGGAATCACGCAGGCCATTGCCGCACAAGTCCTGGCGACAGGTATTTGGGAGCAAAACATGGTACGGCTTCGCTCCGAACTGATGAGGCGCAGGAATGCGATGGTGAGAAGTCTGAGTCAGATTTTTGATGGCGAATTGGAATTTGCAGTTCCGCAAGGAAGTTATCACATTTGGGCGAAGCTGAACAAGCCATTGCGAGAACAAGAGTTGGCAGAGGCAACGATTCGGCACGGTGTCGTTGTCGTGCCTGGATCGGTATACGGTGCCGAGCCCGGATATGTACGCCTTACCTATGCCAGTTCTCCCGAAAACGACATCGAAGAAGGCATTCGTCGGCTGTACCGGGCATTGAAGCGAGATTAG
- a CDS encoding DMT family transporter has translation MGRAGVQFAGRLETKVQLLGLVYGMLGVLVFSLTLPASKAAVGTFGALLVGPGRALIAAVFAGLMLSMKREKIPSRKHLPSLITISVGAIFGFPLLTAWAMNRVPASHGAVELALLPLATAAVSAIRCGERPSRLFWVCSAGGAGTVVLYTFITGLGGIHSADMALLGAVVMVAFAYAEGGRMASELGGWQVIAWSVVISVPAVVVFVIAGIASVGVTHVLHATWTAWLGLLYLGVGSQFFGFVAWYTGMGIGGVASVSQLQYLQPFFTIVFSWLLIGEKLTIPTVVAAFVVMLWVAFGKRATIRRQA, from the coding sequence ATGGGCAGAGCAGGGGTTCAATTCGCTGGCAGATTGGAAACGAAGGTGCAATTGCTCGGACTCGTATACGGAATGTTGGGCGTACTCGTGTTCAGTTTGACGCTTCCAGCGTCAAAGGCGGCGGTCGGGACATTCGGTGCGCTCCTTGTCGGTCCCGGACGGGCGCTGATTGCCGCTGTGTTTGCAGGCTTGATGCTGTCTATGAAACGTGAAAAGATTCCATCGAGAAAACATCTGCCGAGCCTGATCACGATTTCAGTCGGCGCCATTTTCGGCTTTCCACTCCTCACGGCCTGGGCGATGAACAGGGTGCCCGCATCGCACGGTGCTGTCGAACTGGCACTCCTTCCACTCGCAACCGCAGCAGTATCGGCCATCCGCTGCGGTGAACGACCTTCGCGGCTGTTTTGGGTGTGCAGCGCCGGAGGGGCGGGGACAGTCGTTTTATACACGTTCATCACGGGGCTCGGAGGCATCCACTCGGCGGATATGGCGTTGTTGGGTGCTGTGGTCATGGTGGCGTTTGCCTATGCGGAAGGTGGGCGGATGGCAAGCGAGTTGGGTGGATGGCAGGTAATTGCCTGGTCGGTCGTGATCTCCGTTCCGGCAGTGGTTGTATTCGTGATTGCAGGCATTGCCTCCGTCGGCGTGACCCACGTACTGCATGCAACATGGACGGCATGGCTGGGGTTGTTGTATCTTGGCGTAGGCAGTCAGTTTTTCGGATTTGTCGCCTGGTACACAGGGATGGGCATCGGCGGTGTTGCCAGTGTGAGTCAATTGCAGTATCTTCAGCCGTTCTTCACCATCGTCTTCTCGTGGTTACTGATTGGAGAGAAGCTCACCATTCCCACGGTGGTGGCCGCATTCGTCGTCATGCTCTGGGTTGCGTTTGGAAAACGGGCGACGATTCGTAGACAAGCCTGA
- a CDS encoding NADH dehydrogenase subunit 5: MFVAAFFLSLMLLALSAAMVLHPRVPVRFVRIHVGISGLPPLLALVNLMTHRTGTSPTFGPWHLDALAWLTALFVLTIGFVVQRYSVHQLLGDRHYRSYFALLTLTTGAASVAWLSNDFRLLLAGWGVTLFGLTWLIRLNGDWQVARTAGARAGQLFALSWLLLAISVVHLALATGHWQLSAALTQRSLAHLGAWDRTSTTLLLVVAVAIPAAQFPFQRWLLDSVVAPTPVSAVMHAGVVNAGGIILTRFAPVFSGEAAQIVLIVLSSISVLLGTGILLVQVDYKRQLVGSTIAQMGFMFIQCALGAYLAAIIHAVLHGLFKSALFLQAGSAVYREGNSVPTTASRSWRLAGTALGLLVGAGFWFVVRGSGTDIMSALLLAWSVSFAWSHLIAMGYGQVGRWVGGLVFTAALIVFGVVLAAFYALLHGTVPQEVQSHPAAVMLVIAILVLSSAAGAWLSRHRSSLLYARVYLWLVRLGEPHRDAVESHPTYLTEKLYARR; the protein is encoded by the coding sequence ATGTTCGTTGCAGCGTTTTTCCTATCCCTGATGCTGCTGGCTTTGAGCGCCGCGATGGTCTTGCATCCACGCGTTCCCGTGCGTTTTGTTCGGATTCACGTGGGCATCAGCGGGCTGCCTCCGCTGCTCGCGTTGGTGAACCTGATGACCCACCGCACAGGCACAAGCCCGACGTTTGGTCCTTGGCACTTGGATGCCTTGGCCTGGCTGACGGCACTGTTCGTCCTGACCATTGGTTTCGTCGTGCAGCGCTATTCAGTTCACCAGCTGTTGGGGGACCGGCATTATCGGTCGTATTTTGCGCTGTTGACACTGACCACGGGGGCTGCCTCCGTCGCCTGGCTCAGTAACGACTTTCGTCTGCTGCTCGCGGGCTGGGGTGTCACCCTGTTCGGACTGACGTGGCTTATCCGGTTGAATGGGGACTGGCAAGTGGCCCGGACTGCGGGGGCGCGTGCCGGACAATTGTTTGCGCTGAGTTGGCTGCTGCTGGCCATCTCTGTTGTCCATCTTGCCTTGGCGACGGGACACTGGCAGCTCTCCGCCGCGCTGACGCAGCGCAGTCTGGCGCACTTGGGGGCATGGGACAGAACCAGCACCACCCTGCTGCTGGTTGTCGCGGTGGCCATTCCGGCGGCACAGTTTCCGTTCCAGCGCTGGCTGCTGGACTCGGTGGTGGCCCCGACGCCAGTGTCCGCCGTGATGCACGCGGGGGTCGTGAATGCGGGCGGCATCATTCTGACGCGCTTCGCCCCCGTGTTCAGCGGCGAGGCGGCGCAAATCGTTTTGATTGTGCTCTCCAGCATTTCCGTCCTCCTTGGCACCGGCATCCTGTTGGTCCAGGTGGATTACAAACGTCAATTGGTCGGGTCAACCATCGCGCAAATGGGCTTTATGTTCATTCAATGTGCCTTGGGGGCCTATTTGGCTGCCATCATTCACGCGGTGCTGCACGGACTCTTCAAATCCGCTCTGTTCTTGCAGGCTGGCTCTGCCGTGTATCGCGAGGGGAACAGCGTGCCGACAACGGCTTCACGGTCGTGGCGGCTGGCCGGGACGGCGCTGGGCCTTTTGGTGGGGGCGGGGTTTTGGTTCGTGGTTCGCGGCAGCGGCACAGACATCATGAGTGCCTTGCTTCTGGCCTGGTCCGTGTCGTTTGCGTGGTCGCACCTGATTGCCATGGGGTACGGCCAGGTTGGACGCTGGGTCGGGGGGCTTGTGTTTACGGCAGCGCTCATCGTGTTTGGCGTTGTGCTCGCTGCGTTCTATGCGCTGTTACACGGCACGGTTCCGCAGGAAGTTCAATCTCATCCGGCCGCTGTCATGCTGGTCATCGCCATCCTGGTCCTCAGCAGTGCGGCGGGGGCTTGGCTGTCCCGCCATCGCTCTTCCCTGCTTTACGCGCGCGTGTATTTGTGGCTTGTGCGGCTGGGTGAACCCCATCGCGACGCGGTTGAAAGCCATCCAACGTATCTGACGGAGAAACTGTACGCCAGGAGGTGA
- a CDS encoding DUF2309 domain-containing protein — protein MPDEPDFALSDDIADVVRSASRVIAPLGPIASFAARSPWSGLEDQSFDEVARWLKAVRDVDIYPSAAMLREAMHRGEIDQNKIEQGMQRWLDAQCLHVPREAAERFCRTALELDDVPAALLEAPEVKRLAERLAETSRNFDVLMKRELAVQTLSFRLEQQTGNQAAQELDRHVVKWCKLYLRGASNASWSMPVRELGFYRAWRRLVPYDPALTRSQRQRLQHWPHEAADALQQALSALDIAPQQMQNYLEAHLLSLPGWAGMMLWRVQETPEEASLLMEYLAVRISLEWAILQPNLPIPAPQVDETSLLVRLIAAWAHWGGMPVEAWSACTASEQQARLELAMRFDDLLRRRTWLEAWEETEEERFKTIIAARTSAPQAEAPTAPKAPALAQLAFCIDTRSEPFRRALEQAGPFETFGVAGFFGLPIETCELGSSHSHASLPVMLRPKHKITESASPAAFEQYQQRREAEKSVKHTFHAMKQNMLTSLLLPEVSGPWLSLQMLARSLFPRSAGLIFGRLRDKWLQKPHTELSLDSIPTSSDLPIGFSEREKVDYVRQTLRAMGLTRNFAPLVVICGHGSHTTNNPYAAALDCGACGGASGSFNARVFATLCNQAQVRAALEADEIVIPEDTVFAAAEHNTTLNELRFVYLPKLSAAAQRALDALQAALPKVTEGVNTALRSRLPDLGFGFTNPTRAMQRFAEDWSEVRPEWGLARNAAFLIGTRQRTKGCNLDGRVFLHSYDWRQDHDGEILANIIAGPATVAQWINLQYYASTVAPHYYGSGNKATQTVAAGFGVMQGNASDLMTGLPWQSVMKSDEECYHEPLRLLVIIEAPREHVERLMRQDDAFRQKVEHGWIRLAIIDANGRWETWSQR, from the coding sequence ATGCCGGATGAACCTGACTTTGCTTTGAGCGATGACATCGCGGATGTGGTGAGGTCCGCCAGCCGCGTGATTGCACCCCTTGGACCGATTGCCTCGTTTGCGGCGCGGAGTCCCTGGTCGGGACTGGAAGACCAATCGTTTGATGAAGTTGCCCGCTGGCTCAAAGCGGTTCGTGATGTCGACATCTACCCGAGTGCGGCGATGCTGCGGGAGGCGATGCATCGGGGGGAGATCGACCAAAACAAAATCGAACAAGGAATGCAGCGCTGGCTCGATGCCCAGTGTCTGCACGTACCGCGCGAGGCTGCGGAGCGATTCTGCCGGACTGCACTCGAGCTGGATGACGTGCCTGCGGCCCTGTTGGAAGCACCTGAGGTGAAGCGACTGGCTGAGAGACTGGCTGAAACAAGCCGGAATTTTGACGTGCTCATGAAACGGGAGCTGGCTGTGCAGACGCTCAGTTTCCGCCTGGAACAGCAAACCGGGAACCAGGCCGCGCAGGAGCTTGACCGTCACGTGGTGAAATGGTGCAAGTTGTATTTGCGAGGGGCGTCCAACGCCAGTTGGTCCATGCCGGTTCGGGAACTCGGCTTTTACCGGGCTTGGCGCCGCCTTGTGCCGTACGATCCCGCCCTGACCCGTTCACAACGGCAGCGGCTCCAGCATTGGCCGCACGAGGCGGCCGATGCGCTGCAACAGGCCTTGTCGGCGCTTGACATCGCGCCGCAGCAAATGCAGAACTATCTTGAGGCACACCTGCTGTCCTTGCCCGGATGGGCAGGCATGATGCTGTGGCGCGTACAGGAAACGCCCGAGGAAGCATCGCTTTTGATGGAGTACCTGGCTGTGCGGATCTCGCTCGAGTGGGCCATCCTCCAGCCAAATTTGCCCATCCCAGCGCCGCAGGTGGATGAGACGTCGCTGCTGGTTCGACTGATTGCGGCGTGGGCCCATTGGGGCGGGATGCCGGTGGAAGCTTGGTCGGCGTGCACGGCTTCAGAACAACAAGCACGCTTGGAGCTGGCGATGCGGTTTGACGATTTGCTCCGCCGCAGGACTTGGCTCGAAGCCTGGGAAGAAACCGAGGAGGAACGATTCAAAACCATCATTGCGGCACGGACGTCTGCACCGCAGGCGGAAGCGCCGACAGCGCCGAAGGCGCCTGCCTTGGCTCAACTGGCATTTTGTATCGACACGCGTTCGGAGCCCTTTCGCCGCGCGCTGGAGCAAGCGGGTCCGTTTGAGACGTTTGGCGTCGCTGGGTTCTTTGGACTGCCCATTGAGACTTGCGAACTGGGCAGTTCACACAGTCACGCGTCCTTGCCGGTGATGCTCAGGCCGAAGCACAAAATCACGGAGTCCGCTTCGCCCGCCGCGTTCGAGCAGTATCAACAGCGGCGAGAGGCGGAGAAATCGGTGAAACACACGTTTCACGCCATGAAGCAAAACATGCTGACCAGTTTGCTGCTGCCGGAGGTCAGCGGTCCGTGGCTGAGTTTGCAAATGCTGGCTCGCAGCCTGTTTCCGCGCAGTGCCGGCCTGATTTTCGGGCGGCTGCGAGACAAGTGGCTGCAAAAACCGCATACGGAGCTGTCGCTGGATTCCATACCCACTTCGTCGGACTTGCCGATTGGCTTTTCCGAGCGCGAGAAGGTGGATTATGTCCGGCAAACGCTCCGTGCGATGGGGTTGACCCGCAACTTCGCGCCGCTCGTTGTGATTTGCGGGCATGGGAGTCACACCACGAACAATCCCTACGCCGCGGCGTTGGACTGCGGCGCTTGCGGGGGGGCGTCGGGCAGCTTTAACGCACGGGTGTTTGCAACGCTCTGCAACCAGGCCCAAGTCAGGGCCGCCCTTGAAGCGGACGAAATCGTCATCCCGGAAGATACGGTATTCGCCGCTGCCGAGCACAACACGACATTGAATGAACTGCGCTTTGTGTACCTTCCCAAGCTTTCGGCAGCCGCGCAGCGAGCTTTGGACGCTCTTCAGGCGGCGCTGCCCAAGGTCACGGAAGGCGTGAACACAGCGCTGCGATCACGATTGCCCGACCTGGGTTTTGGTTTTACAAACCCCACGCGCGCGATGCAGCGCTTTGCGGAGGATTGGAGTGAGGTCCGTCCAGAATGGGGGTTGGCACGCAACGCGGCCTTCCTCATCGGGACGCGGCAGCGTACCAAGGGATGCAATTTGGATGGAAGAGTCTTTCTGCACAGCTATGACTGGCGCCAGGACCACGACGGGGAAATCCTTGCCAACATTATCGCGGGTCCAGCGACGGTGGCTCAGTGGATCAACCTGCAGTACTATGCGTCGACGGTTGCGCCGCATTACTATGGCAGTGGGAATAAAGCCACCCAAACGGTGGCCGCTGGGTTTGGGGTCATGCAGGGAAACGCGAGTGATTTGATGACGGGCCTTCCCTGGCAGTCCGTCATGAAGTCTGACGAAGAGTGCTATCACGAACCGCTGCGATTGCTGGTCATCATCGAAGCACCGCGTGAACATGTGGAGCGACTGATGCGCCAAGACGACGCATTCCGCCAAAAAGTCGAACATGGATGGATTCGGCTTGCGATCATCGATGCAAACGGACGCTGGGAGACTTGGTCTCAACGATGA
- a CDS encoding DUF2294 domain-containing protein, with product MNKSKGMVEAEISRALTQWEKDYLGRGSLTVKADILRDMIIVTLRGVLTPAEYSLCNDKEGLLSIKRIRTSLVESGIENLKAMVFDITGFEVVSFHTDLSTRTGERVMVFRLSGDLSSTFAQQA from the coding sequence ATGAACAAATCAAAAGGTATGGTTGAGGCCGAAATCAGCAGAGCGTTAACGCAATGGGAGAAAGATTATTTGGGTCGTGGATCACTGACGGTGAAAGCAGACATTTTGCGGGACATGATTATCGTGACCCTGCGCGGTGTCTTAACCCCTGCTGAATACTCCCTGTGCAACGATAAGGAAGGGCTGTTATCCATCAAACGAATTCGAACAAGTTTGGTGGAATCGGGCATTGAGAACCTCAAGGCGATGGTTTTCGATATCACGGGTTTTGAAGTCGTGAGCTTCCACACGGATCTGAGCACGCGTACAGGAGAGCGCGTCATGGTGTTCCGACTGTCCGGTGACTTGTCAAGTACGTTTGCACAACAGGCGTAA
- a CDS encoding beta propeller repeat protein, which translates to MRRPFAVLVGIAVCVVVAGCGKSPLSATPRTNPPAGQVKIIHNDTQGGQVIENPSSNTTQSGHPSGPSVGTPTNDANGNTPGSSGSKVPSTSGANSVGTSPGTPAARPLSKQNPGPLTAVSFVTDKLGFVASQNGTIYQTLDGGNTWTPVYTAAEPVVGIQSTQETVQGQDNVMAWAWTKDTMLASFGASASTFFRAEFDGSRTPAMGRVPMEDVSMLPDGNVVFVSNGVVWAAGDSGSGWLKRTPPASVTSVAGVDNSTWYAATRTGVIYKTTDGGQSWTQVFAAPIKKGAPWQVQVQAIGRHVAAYFYGADAAMSQQAYVLYESNDAGQTWNALCDEAYFADYGNEEPLHQAVLSLQPGPFTLLTNGDILFAGVDPDHITETTFYVLQPNGSVLLSSPVGSPNTFSLDEMPTAMSSPDGQCIWLVGQNQSGKAVVEKSTDGGRNWQSSS; encoded by the coding sequence ATGAGAAGGCCTTTCGCCGTCCTCGTCGGAATCGCTGTTTGTGTGGTCGTCGCCGGGTGTGGAAAATCGCCCCTAAGCGCGACGCCTCGGACCAATCCGCCGGCCGGACAGGTCAAAATCATTCACAACGATACCCAAGGTGGACAAGTCATCGAAAATCCATCTTCCAATACAACGCAAAGCGGGCATCCCAGTGGTCCTTCTGTCGGAACGCCGACGAATGACGCGAATGGAAATACGCCTGGTTCGAGTGGGTCAAAGGTCCCGTCGACCTCTGGCGCCAATTCCGTCGGAACGTCCCCAGGGACGCCGGCGGCGCGTCCGTTATCGAAGCAGAATCCGGGGCCATTGACGGCGGTGTCATTTGTGACGGACAAGCTTGGATTTGTGGCGAGTCAGAACGGAACCATCTATCAAACGCTGGATGGTGGAAATACGTGGACGCCGGTTTACACCGCTGCCGAGCCGGTGGTTGGTATTCAATCCACGCAGGAGACCGTGCAGGGACAGGACAATGTTATGGCCTGGGCATGGACGAAGGATACCATGCTGGCGAGTTTTGGTGCGTCGGCGAGCACTTTTTTTCGTGCTGAATTTGATGGCAGCCGTACGCCGGCGATGGGGCGCGTTCCAATGGAAGACGTCTCGATGCTTCCGGATGGGAACGTCGTCTTCGTATCAAACGGTGTGGTTTGGGCTGCGGGGGATTCCGGTTCCGGTTGGCTGAAGAGAACGCCGCCAGCGTCTGTGACATCCGTTGCGGGGGTGGATAACAGCACATGGTACGCGGCAACCAGGACCGGCGTGATTTACAAGACGACAGACGGCGGGCAGTCCTGGACGCAGGTGTTTGCGGCTCCCATCAAGAAAGGCGCCCCTTGGCAGGTGCAGGTACAAGCGATTGGCCGGCACGTTGCCGCTTATTTCTATGGTGCGGACGCGGCCATGAGCCAACAGGCGTATGTACTCTATGAATCGAATGACGCCGGACAGACGTGGAACGCGCTCTGCGATGAGGCATACTTTGCCGATTACGGGAACGAAGAGCCGCTCCACCAAGCCGTGCTGTCGCTGCAGCCTGGGCCGTTTACGCTGCTGACGAACGGCGACATCCTTTTCGCAGGGGTTGACCCTGACCACATCACGGAAACGACTTTCTATGTGCTTCAACCAAACGGCAGCGTTCTGCTGTCTTCTCCAGTCGGTTCGCCTAACACGTTCTCCCTGGATGAGATGCCGACGGCCATGTCGTCACCGGACGGTCAATGCATTTGGTTGGTGGGTCAGAACCAAAGCGGGAAAGCCGTGGTGGAAAAATCGACAGACGGCGGACGGAACTGGCAAAGCAGCAGCTGA
- a CDS encoding MFS transporter: MLRDAASITSTHRRILLATTLGWIFDFYDFVLFTYLMIPMSQQLHFTTNQTAEAIALSLMFTGLGGIFFGFVADKIGRKPTLMITITLYSIGGILMMFTQTYGWMIFARAVTGFGVGGEWGVGQSLLAETVPAKLRGRFGAVMHSGLSVGIILAYIIGAFVAPHLGWRLTFGTAVIALLIVLPVLAGVPESDVWKNREVGKVARVPLRLIFQGKTPWYALAALILMTLEFTGYWLLTTWFPTYMQTQRHMTIGHSALWLILLNVGGFLGYTSTGFIADRFGRRKVLAVYKIIEAAAVVPITLFWTGNTAVLLICMFFIGFGGGGTAVVGPIFSEVFPGPVRSTVSNSVFNIGRGLTFFMPLVVAALATTVGFGTLLSTASIFFVVMAILVWVFPETRGKVLTD, translated from the coding sequence ATGTTGCGCGATGCAGCGAGTATCACGTCAACGCACCGCAGGATTCTTTTGGCAACGACGTTGGGGTGGATTTTTGATTTCTACGATTTTGTTCTCTTCACGTACCTCATGATTCCCATGAGCCAACAGCTTCATTTTACGACCAATCAGACAGCGGAAGCGATTGCCCTGTCGCTCATGTTCACCGGGCTTGGCGGTATCTTCTTTGGCTTTGTCGCGGACAAGATTGGACGCAAGCCGACACTGATGATTACCATCACGTTATACAGTATCGGCGGGATTTTGATGATGTTTACGCAAACCTACGGCTGGATGATTTTTGCGCGGGCCGTCACCGGCTTTGGCGTAGGGGGCGAATGGGGTGTCGGCCAGAGCCTGCTGGCGGAGACCGTCCCTGCGAAGTTGCGCGGCCGCTTTGGTGCCGTGATGCATTCCGGTTTGTCTGTCGGCATCATTCTGGCGTACATCATTGGCGCCTTCGTCGCACCGCACCTGGGCTGGCGTTTGACGTTCGGTACCGCCGTCATCGCATTACTGATTGTTTTGCCGGTGCTTGCCGGGGTTCCGGAATCGGATGTGTGGAAGAACCGGGAAGTGGGCAAGGTTGCGCGTGTACCGCTGCGTCTCATCTTCCAAGGGAAAACCCCGTGGTACGCCCTTGCCGCATTGATTTTGATGACGCTGGAATTCACGGGGTACTGGCTGCTCACCACGTGGTTCCCAACCTATATGCAAACGCAGCGCCACATGACGATTGGGCACAGTGCCCTGTGGCTGATTCTCTTAAACGTCGGCGGATTTCTCGGTTACACGTCGACCGGCTTTATTGCCGACCGGTTTGGGCGCCGGAAGGTGCTGGCGGTGTATAAAATCATTGAGGCGGCGGCGGTTGTTCCCATCACCCTGTTCTGGACGGGCAACACGGCGGTACTCCTCATCTGCATGTTCTTCATCGGCTTTGGCGGCGGCGGCACGGCCGTGGTGGGGCCGATTTTCAGCGAGGTCTTCCCGGGGCCTGTGCGCAGCACCGTGTCCAACAGTGTGTTTAATATTGGACGCGGCTTGACCTTCTTCATGCCGCTGGTCGTCGCGGCGCTTGCAACAACTGTCGGGTTCGGTACGCTTTTGTCGACGGCGTCCATCTTCTTTGTCGTCATGGCGATTCTGGTCTGGGTGTTCCCGGAGACCCGGGGCAAGGTGTTGACAGACTGA